One Rhea pennata isolate bPtePen1 chromosome 3, bPtePen1.pri, whole genome shotgun sequence DNA segment encodes these proteins:
- the DPY30 gene encoding protein dpy-30 homolog isoform X1, producing MEAEQIMEGQPQVPENPHSEYGLTENVERIVENEKINAEKTSKQKVDLQSLPTRAYLDQTVVPILLQGLAVLAKERHLYLPPGPLI from the exons ATGGAGGCAGAACAGATTATGGAAGGTCAGCCACAG gTTCCAGAAAATCCCCATTCTGAATATGGCCTCACTGAAAATGTAGAG agaATAGTAGAAAAcgagaaaataaatgcagagaaaacatCAAAGCAGAAGGTGGATCTTCAGTCGTTGCCCACACGTGCCTACTTGGATCAGACAGTTGTACCCATCTTACTACAGGGACTTGCTGTTCTTGCAAAAGAGAG GCATCTCTACTTACCACCAGGACCTCTGATCTGA
- the DPY30 gene encoding protein dpy-30 homolog isoform X2: MEAEQIMEGQPQVPENPHSEYGLTENVERIVENEKINAEKTSKQKVDLQSLPTRAYLDQTVVPILLQGLAVLAKERPPNPIEFLAAYLLKNKSQFEDRN, translated from the exons ATGGAGGCAGAACAGATTATGGAAGGTCAGCCACAG gTTCCAGAAAATCCCCATTCTGAATATGGCCTCACTGAAAATGTAGAG agaATAGTAGAAAAcgagaaaataaatgcagagaaaacatCAAAGCAGAAGGTGGATCTTCAGTCGTTGCCCACACGTGCCTACTTGGATCAGACAGTTGTACCCATCTTACTACAGGGACTTGCTGTTCTTGCAAAAGAGAG accACCAAATCCCATTGAATTTCTAGCAGcgtatcttttaaaaaacaagtcaCAATTTGAGGACCGAAATTAA